The following DNA comes from Halalkaliarchaeum sp. AArc-CO.
CGCCTCCTGTTGCTGTGGCTTCTCGTGGGGTTCCAGCCGATCCTGTTCGGCTTCAAAATGGGACAGGTGTCGACGTTCCTCGCGGCGCTTTTGACGCTCGCGCTGGTCGGGCTGATTCGGGATCTGAACGGCCGCGGTCGATCCGCGGCGATCGCAAGCGGCGTGTTCACGACGCTCGGCAGCTCGGTCAAACTCGTCTACGCGCCGTCGGGCGCACATCTCCTTCGATGTCGACGGCGGTTCGCCGGCGCGATTGCGGCGCTTTTCGCCCTGATCGGGCTGTCGCTTCTGCTGTTCGATCCGGCGACCCACCGCAGCTATCTCGACGTGTTGCTCTGGGGGAAAGGCTGGGGAACCGGCTCCCGTTCACCGCACCTGTGGACGCCGGCGTACTTCCGGCCGTTGCTCGCGATCGAGTCGGTGGGGCTCGCGGTTCGCGGGCTCTTGATCGTGTCGACCATTGGGCTGGCGATCGGCGCACAGGGGCCGGAGGCAGACCTCCCGACGTTCGCGCTCGGGATCGCGATCATTCCGCTCGCCGCGCCCCGAGCGTACACCTTCGACCTCGTAGTTCTTCTCCCGGCAGTGCTGGTGTTGCTCGCACTGGAACTGGACCGTACCGACGGACGGCCGGAGCTCCCGGTCCTTGGACTCCTGTTTCTCCACGTCCACGCGTACGGCGTCTTTACGTTCGGACGGGTTTCCGAGAGTCTCCTGGCTTCGAACGTGTTGCGTCCCCTGCTGCCGGTCTTGCAGCCCGGACTGTGGGGGGCCCTTCTCCTCGTGGGGCTCGCGTTCGTCCGCGTGGCCGAGCACACGGCAATCCCGACACACGCTCGACGGATCACGTCATTCAATAGCACCGGCGACTGATTCGCCAACATGGACACAGCGAGCACGTTGTCGACGCTCGGCGCCCTCCTCTGTCTGCTCGTGATCGTCGTGCTCGGCGTTCCCGCACTCGTCATCGAGGCGCCCGATCACCTGCTCACCGACTACTACACGGCGGGTCCGACGGGCGCCGTCGGCATCGGATTCTTCGCCGCGATCGGCGTCGTCGTCTTCCTCTCGGGGGAACGTGGCCGTGCAGATCCTCCGCTCGTGGCGGGGCTTTCGGTCGTGCTCGGAGTGGCGCTCGTCGCCCTCGCCGGCGTATGGCTCCTCTCGATCGACGAGACGCTCGTGTTTTCCTTCCCCGCCGAGTACGACTGGATCCAACACCACGGGCTCGCTGTACTGGCGCTCACGACACTGGTGCTCGGAGCCGCCACGGGATACGCCCGAGAGTACGTCTAGACCCCGAACATCCGGCTCTACTGGCTCGGTCCCACTTGCTCGACTGGATCGGCCCCGCAGGCCCGATCCCGCGACCCGACCGCGACTCGACCGCGACTCGACCGCGACTCGACAGTCACACCTCGACTGCCCACGCCGTGTACGACTCCGCTCGGCGGTACACCTCCCGAAACGCCCGATCCATGAACTCCGCGAGTCGGTTCGCGTCGGACCGTGCAGTGATCCGAACGTTGGTTCCGTCGGCGTTTTCCGGGCTCTCGAGTTCGTCGATCCGAAACTCCTGGTATTCGTCGAGCATCGACTTCAACCGCTGTAATTCGGCGTCCGTACAGTCCATATTGAGGGTGTGTTCCGACAGCTGAATCCACGGTGCGATCTCTTCGTCGTCGGTTTTCGGCGTCTCGACCGTGAGAAACGGACTGGCTCGCTGCCGGTG
Coding sequences within:
- a CDS encoding glycosyltransferase family 87 protein gives rise to the protein MSVLDRLWEIRNDQPGFVSLAVLVMGAIAAYPVVDLLLRSAEISTAFRYYDFGAYRIAVDDWQAGEPIYEPNEEGGFHGNYLYPPIALPIFAAFLAAFENPGIAWGVLSVLALWVSLQLAIREFGLSMHPLERLLLLWLLVGFQPILFGFKMGQVSTFLAALLTLALVGLIRDLNGRGRSAAIASGVFTTLGSSVKLVYAPSGAHLLRCRRRFAGAIAALFALIGLSLLLFDPATHRSYLDVLLWGKGWGTGSRSPHLWTPAYFRPLLAIESVGLAVRGLLIVSTIGLAIGAQGPEADLPTFALGIAIIPLAAPRAYTFDLVVLLPAVLVLLALELDRTDGRPELPVLGLLFLHVHAYGVFTFGRVSESLLASNVLRPLLPVLQPGLWGALLLVGLAFVRVAEHTAIPTHARRITSFNSTGD